The sequence GACCTTGGCGCCGGGGATGCTCAGCAGCGAGGTGCCGTCCGGCGAGTCGGAGAAGAACTGGCGCGGGCTGGCCGGCACGGTCGTGTCGATGATCGGCTGGTTGTAGATGTCGACGTAGCCGCCGGCGAGGATGGTGCCGCCCTTGCCGTCCGGCACCAGGTCGCCGGTGATGAAGAAGGGCTTGTACGACAGCGTGTAGTCGGTGCTGCTGCCGTCGTCGTAGGCGATCTTGAGCGACGAGCCGACGCTGGTCGTGGCCATCGCGGCCGCATCGGAGAGGGTCGGGGCGGCCATGCCGGTGAAGGTTGCCGACACGTAGTTCGGCTTCGGCGTCGGGGCGGGCGCAGGCGCCGGGGCCGGCGAATCGTCACCGCCGCCGCCGCAGGCGGTCAGAAAGGCGACGCCGCCCAGGGGCAGCATGGGGGCGGCGCTGAGGAACTTGAGGGCTTGGCGGCGGGATGCGCGGGGTGCGGCGGTTTCGGACATGACGGTGCTTCGCTTCCAGGGTCGTGGGTGATTTATGACCGAGCAGCGAATGCAGGCGTGCGCCCCGGGCCGCGTCGGCCAGCCGAGCTTAGGAAGCCCTTGTGACGCGGTTGTGCAGCGTGTGTGACGGAACGGTGACGGTCACGTGGCGGCTGCCGCCACGTTTGGGGACTCGACTCAGCTGAGGCGCGCTCGCGCGATGGGCGCGCGTTCCATCCACGAGAGCCGGTACAGCAGCGCCAGCACCAGCAGCCCGCCGAAGAAGATGTACGACTGCAGGACGTTCAGCCGTGTGTCGGCCAGCAGGTTCACGGCAGTCATGAAGGTCTGGCCCGTGAGCGCGAGCGCCAGCCACAGCAGCGGCTCGGTGCGTCGGCCCCAGGGGCGGGTCTGGAGTGCCATCGGGAACGCGAGCGCGAAGATCGGGAACAACACGGCGTAGTGGTGCTCCCAGGCGATCGGCGAGGCGATCGTCAGGCTCAGCATGATGAGCGCGAGGTCGATGGCGGTCGGCGCCTTGCGCAGGCGCCAGAACATCGCCAGCGCCAGGATGACGGCCGAGGACACCACGGTCGCGACGTAGACCGTCGCGTGGTAGGGCGGGAAGTCGGTGCCCGACCAGACCAGACCGCGCCCGAACAGGTTGGCGCCGTTGAACAACAGCCGGTTCATCAGGCCGTTGACCGACTGGTTGATGAAGTAGCTCTCGCCGTGCCGGCCGAGGAAGGAGACGACCGTCAGGTAGTCGAGGTTGTTGCGCAGGCCGTAGTAGGCCACCGACACGGCCAGGAACGCGACGCCGGTGAGCGTCGCCGCGATCGCGAACTTCCATTGCCGGCGCAGCAGCGCCCACACGACCACCAACGCCCACTGCGGCTTGATGATGCAGCACAGGGCCACCAGGAAACCCGACAGGCGCGGCTGGTCGCGCTGCCAGGCCAGCAGCGCCAGGCCGGCGGCCAGCGTCATGGCGGTCTGGATCTGGCCGTGGTGCTCGCTGCGAGCGAGCGGGTAGAACAGTGCCGCGCTCACCAGGCACAGCACGAAGAGCGTGGCCGTCGACTTTGGCAGCAGCGCTGGCGCGCGCTCGCCGGCCGGCGCCAGCTGCTGCGATGCGCCCATGAAGAGCTTCATGAAGACGAGCGCGATCACCGGCACGCACAGCCGCGAGAGCACCTTGTAGACCACCACCAGCTGCTCGCCGCTGATCGGGAGCAGCGCCAGCGGAATGTCGATGAAGAGCAGCGCCGTCAACGGGTACTGGAACTTCACGTGCTGCTCGAAGAAGATGGCCTGGTAGAACGGCACGTCCGGGTGCGCGTGGAACTGCGCCGAGGCGCGCAGCATCGGCATCCACGAATCGTCGCCCGCATAGGCGCGCAGCAGGGTGCGCACGTAGGCCGTCGCACTTTCGTAGGGGTCGCCGCCCACCAGCGCGACGAGGCTGCTCAGCGCCACGCCGCTGAAGACGAAGCAGGCCCACAGCCGCCATTGGCGGGACAGACGGTCGGTCGAGGGGCTGCCCGGCTGCGCGGCCAGCAGCGGTTGCCGGCGCCAGAGGTAGGCGACGATGGCGGCCGAGATCAGGGCGGTCAGCAAGACCCCGATGAACATCTTCATGGTGCGATTCCCTCCGGGGCGCTCTCAGGGCGCCGGTGTCGCGTGCTGCAGCAGGTGGGCCGCGGCGGCATGCATGTCGAAATTGTGGAAGCCGACCAGTGCGGCGAGCAGCACGGCCAGCACCGGCGCCGCGCGGCCCAGCGGCGATCGGCCTGCGAAGAGCGCGACGGCCATCAGCAGCGGCAGGAAATGCGCCGCGTACAGAAAGGTCTCGTCGCCGTACACCAGGTGCAGCGCGATCTGCGCGGCCAGCGTCAGCCCGAGCACCTTGCCGAAGGCATGCCAGCGCGGCGAACGGACCAGGCCGACCACGCCGGCAGCCAGCAGCAGCGCCCAGATCAGGACGGCGGCCCAGCTGGCCGCGTCGACGAGGCCGGCGCCGTTCATCTGCACCGAGATGCTGTTGAGCGCTGGTGGCACCTGCTCCTGCACCCGCACCTCGGGAAGGCGGATCGGGTACCACAGCATCCCGATCAGGCGGTCGCCGAGCGAGCCGCCGCCGGCCTGGTTGATGTAGTGCAGTTCCTCGCGGCTGCCGAGGAAGAACAGCATCGACCAGTGGTAGAGCTGGCGCTGTACCAGGGCCAGGACCGAGACGATCAACAGCGCCACGGCGCTGAGCCCCACGGCGCGGCGCCACGGGCGCTGCACGATCGCGAGGGCGAGCCCGGCCACCCAGTTGGTCACGGTGATGCTCAGGCTGGCCACGCTGGCCGCGACCAGCCAGCGGTCGCCGACGGGGCGGTGCACCGCGACGGCCGCCACCAGCAGCACCATCAGCAGCGTGAGCGAGCCTGCGAAGAAGGTCTCGGCCAGCGAGAACCAGAACTGGAAGGCGGCGCTGGCGACGGCGAGCGCCGTGAAGCAGACGCTGGCGATGCGCCCGGCGCCGGACAGGCGGCCCAGCGCGTAGAAGCCGATGGCCCAAAGCACGCCGACGAACTTGACGACCCGCATCGCGGCTTCCAGGTCGCTGCCGGCCCAGACCGAGCGCACGGCCACCGTCACCGGATGCAGCAGCAGCGAGGAAATGGGGTGGACCTTGGTCCGGTAGTGGTTGCTCTGCGCATCGACCATGTTGGCCAGCGTGCGCGGCGTGTCGGCGCCGAACCAGACGTCCCCACCGGACTGCTGCTGGTACAGGCCTGGCGGCAGATGCAGCATCAGCGCGCGCAGCAGCCACACCACCGCCAGGCCCAGGAGCACGGCGATCAGCACATCCGGCGCCCAGCGGCGCCATGTCGATGCCGGCGCGCTCAACCTGCGATCCAGAGAAGCAGGGCGCCGATCCCCACGGCCGTGAGGCTGACCCAGTCGCGTGCCGCGAAGACCACTGGGTCTTCGTGGAGCAGCCCGCGCACGGCCTTGAGCCAGATGCGCATCGTCCAAAACAGGAACACCGGGATCAGCATCCAGAGCCACACCGGGTTGTCGTAGCGGCCCATCATGTCCTGGTCGTTGATGTACAGGCCGAGCAGCAGCACCGACATCTGGCCGGCCGACACGCCGCCGCACAGGACGAAGGTCAGGTCGTTCGGCAGGTAGCCGCGGTCGGTGTTGAGCTTGCTCGGATCGTCGACCGCGCTGGCCAGTTCGACATACCGCTTGGCCAGTGCCAGGCTCAGGAAGATGAACAGCGAGAAGGACAGGACCCAGAACGAGAGCGGCAGGCCGGTGGCCGCCGTGCCCGCGGCGATGCGGATGGTGTAGAGCGCGGCCAGCGAGAAGACGTCCACCACCGCCCGGCGCTTGAGGTGCACCGAGTACGCGGTGGTCAGCGCCATGTAGATGAGCAGCACGTAAAGGAACTCGATCGGCAGCGTGGCGATCGACAGCGCGAGCGATGCCGCGCTGAGCCCCACGGCCATCAGCAGGCCGCGGCCGACCGAGATCTCGCCGGCGGCGAAGGGGCGTCGGCGCTTGCGGTGGTGGCGCCGGTCCGAGCCGAGGTCGAGCAGGTCGTTCACCACGTAGATGCCCGAGGCCATCAGCCCGAAGGCGAGGAAGGCGAGCGACGCATTGACCACCAGGCCCAGCGTCAGCTCGTGCAGCGAGGGCAGCAGCGGCAGGAAGATCAGCAGGTTCTTGAGCCACTGGTGCAGACGCATGCCGTAGATGTAGCGCTGCAGCCGCGCGGCCTGCGGCCGGATCACGGCTTCGATCGTCGTGCGCTGTGCCGCGCGCTGGTTCAGCCGGCTGGAGCCGCTGACGACCACGGCGGCGTGTGCGCGCTGCCAGATCGGTAGGTCGACGTGGTGATCCCCGGCATAGGCGAAAGGCAGGCCCCCGGCGTCGCGCTGGATGGCCGCGAGCTTGCCTTCGCCGCGCAGGTTGTCCACGCCGTTGGAGGCGATCACCTCGTCGAACAGGTCCAGGTGGTGGGCGATCTGCCGGGCGAACTTCATGTCGCTGGCGGTGGCGAGCACCACGCGCCGTCCGGCGGTCCGGGCCTCGCGTGCCAGCCGCAGCACTTCCTCCCGATAGGGCAGGGTCGTCACGTCGATCTCGACGCGCTGCGCGACCTCGTGTTTGAGCGTTGCCTTTCCACGCGCCAGCCAGGCCGGCAGCATGAACAGCGACAGGGGGGACGCCCGCACCAGTTGCAGCAGGGACTCGTGCAGCAGATCGGTGGTGATCAGCGTGCCATCCAGATCGATGTAGAGCGCCGGTGCCGTCATGGGTCAGGCCCGGCTGAGAACGACGACGCCGACCAGGATGATCGCGATGCCGGCGATCCGCCCGGGCGTCAGCGCCTCGCCGAAGATCTGCCAGGCCAGGACCGCCGCGATGACATAGCCCATGGACAGCAGGGGATAGGCCACAGTCACATCCACGCGCGTGAGGGCCACGATCCACAACCCTGCACTGAGAAAGTAGCAGCACAGCCCGGCCAGGATCCAGGGGTGCACGGCGGCCTGCATCGCGGCGTTCAGCATCGAACTGCCGCTGGTCATGGAAATGCCCTGCAAGGTCCTGGCGCCGGCCTTCAACATCAATTGGGCACCGGAGTTCAGCAGGACACCGGCAAAGATCACCAGAAAGGTGGAAAAGGTCATGGAAGGCAGGGGGTTGATGGTCAACGCCATCATGCGCGGACCCCGGCCATATTCTGCAACACTTGTTAAAAACTTAGTGCAAAAGTTGTCAACTAGGGAAACTGTTTAGGCCAAAAGGCCCATAGCCTTAAGGTCTGGTTCACAGTGGCTGCCAGTTTTCCAGCCTCTGGCCCCGTGCCCGCGAAGTAGTCGGCCCGCACCGCACCGAGGATGGCGCTGCCGGTGTCCTGCGCCACCACCAGCTTCTGCAGCGCCACCGTCGGCCCCGGCGAGGCCAGCCAGACGGGGGTGCCGTACGGGATGCTCTCGCGGTCGACCGCGATCGAGCGCCCGGCCGTCAGCGGCACGCCCTGCGCGCCGCGTGGGCCGAAGGCGGCGTCGACCTCGTTGAGCGCCTCTTCGCGGAAGAACACGTAGCGCGGGTTGCTCCACATCAGCTGCGGCACCCGCTGCGGGTTCTGGGCGACCCAGGCCTTGGTGTCGTCGGGCCAGCGGCTCACGCGCGTCGCGCCCTGGCTGACCAGCCACTGCTGGATGCTGCGGTAGGGCTGCTCGTTGGTGGCGGCGAAGGCCACGCGCACGGTGCGCTGGCTGCCGTCGGCTTCGGTGATGCGCAGGCGCCCCGAGCCCTGGATGTGCAGCATCATCGCGTCGACCGGGTCCGCCATCCAGGCGATCTCGCGGCCACGCAGCGCGGCCTGCGCCTCGGGCAGGGTTTCGATCTGCTGGCGGGTGTACCAGGGGCGGCGCGGCACCAGGCCGGCGGGCGGCGCGTACAGCGGCACGTTGAACTGCGCCGTCGGCTGGCGCGTGGCGTCATAGACCGGTTCGTAATAGCTCGTGAGCTGGCCGTCGCTCTGGCCGGTGAGCGATTCCACCCGGTAGGGCTGCAGCCGCTCGGTCATCCACTGGCGCTGCGCGTCCGGCTCGGCGATGGCCAGGCGCCGCACCTCCGGGCACAGCGGTGCGAAGGCGGCGTTGGGGCGGGCGCAGTTGCTGACCATCGCGTCCCAGCCCTCGTGCAGTTCGTCGTCGGCGAAGCCCGGCAGTTCGGACCACGCCACCGGCACCCATCGGCTCTTCGGATGGGTGAGCGGACCGGTCAGCGGACCTTGGACCGGCGGTTGAGCAATCGTGGGTGGCGTGGCCTGCGTAGGCGGCAGGCGTGTGCCGGTCGAGCAGGCGGCCAGCATTGCTACGATCGCCAACCCAACCAGCCTCCGGAGTCCTTGTGTCATGGGCCTGATTCTCCTTGAAGCGTTCGGCGCTCTCGTGCTGCTGGTGTTCATCGTGTGGTGGACCATGTTCTCGGGCCGCAAGGGCGGCGAGATCGACGAGCCGCAGACGCGTGACGGCCCGGACGACGGGGGACCGCGCGGTTGAATGTCACGTTTTCCCTGTCGGGCGATGGCTCAAGGTATCGTGGGGTAACAGAGGGGTTGCTCCTGTTCCAGGAGCGATGAACTCCGCTGCGACAAGGCTTTCGAAGGGACTGCCCCGGCGCCATGGTGATGCGTCGGGTGGGGCCGCTGCTCGCGAACCGGGCGGTCGATGACCATAATCCGACCACGTTCCGCAGCCATGGCGCCATCGCGCCGTTGCGGTGTAGTCCTCATCGATCGAAGGGAAACTCCATGAAAAAAATCGTCCTCTCCACCGCCGCCCTGGCCGTCCTCCTCACCGGCTGCGCCGGCGGCATGACCGACACGCAACGCAACACCGGCATCGGCGCAGGCGCCGGTGCGCTGGGCGGCGCGGCCATCGGCGCCATGACCGGCGGCCGGGCCGGCACCGGTGCCGTGATCGGCGCCGGCGTGGGTGCACTGGGTGGCTACCTGTGGTCGCAGCGCATGGAAAACCAGAAGCGCGAAATGGAAGCCGCCACCCGCGGCACCGGCATCGGCGTGACGCAGACTGCCAACAACGAACTGAAGCTGGCGATCCCGAGCGACGTGTCCTTCGACACCGGCCGCTCGGCCATCAAGCCGAACTTTGCGCCGGTCCTGAACCAGTTCGCCAACGGCCTGCGCAACAACCCGAACGCCGAGGTGCGCATCATCGGCCACACCGACAGCACCGGCTCCGATGCCATCAACAACCCGCTGTCGGTCGACCGCGCCGCCAGCACGCGTGACTACCTGATCGCCCGCGGCGTGCCATCGACGGCCTTCCGCATCGAAGGCCGCGGCTCGCGCGAACCGGTCGCCGACAACAACAGCGATGCCGGCCGCGCGCAGAATCGCCGCGTCGAGATCTACGTGGGCGAGCGCCCGCAAGGCTGATCGCGCTCAGAGCCCTCTGAGCAGGTTGGCCAGTTCCACGGCCGACTTCACTTCCATCTTCTCGAACACGCGCGCGCGGTGGACCTCCACCGTGCGCACGCTGATGGCCAGCTGATCGGCGATCAGCTTGTTCGGCAATCCCTCGACCACCAGCCGCATCACGTCGCGCTCCCGTTCGGTGAGCTCGTCGATGTGCGCGCGCAGGGCGGCGCGCGTGACTTGTGCCTCGACGGCACGCAGCGACGCGCCCAGGGCCTTCTCGATGCGGTCGACCAGCGCGTTGTCCGAAAACGGCTTCTCGCAAAAATCGAAGGCCCCGCGCTTCACGGCATCGACGGCAGTCGGCACGTCCGCGTGGCCGGTGAGGAAGATCACCGGCATGGTGTCCAGCAGGCCCCGTTCGGCCAGCCGGTCGAATAGCACCAGTCCGCTGGTGCCGGGCATGCGCACGTCCAGCAGCAGGACGTGCGGTTGCGGCGGCAGCGACTGGGTGTCGAGGTAGGCCTCGAACGCATCGGCGCTGGCGAAATGCTCGCTGGCCAGGCGGCGTGAGCGCAGCAGCCAGGCGAGCGCCTCGCGCACGCTGGCGTCGTCGTCCACGATGAAGATCAGGCCGTCGATGAGGGGTTGCATGGGGAGTTCACGCGATCGGTAGAGTGAAGCGGAAGATGGTGCCGCGGGGGTGGTGGGGCTCGTGCATGAGCACGCCGCCGTGCTGCTCGACCACCGTGCGGCACAGGCTCAGGCCGAGGCCCATGCCGTCGGCACGCGTGGTGAAGAAGGGCGTGAACAGGCGCTCGGCGACGTCGGGACTGATGCCGCTGCCGATGTCGGCCACCGAGAACGCGAGCCACTGGCGCATGTCGGCCGGTGCATCGGGCGCCCCGATGCGACCGGCACGGGTCACGCGCAGGGTCAGCACACGCTCGCGCAGCTCGGGCATGTCCATCGCTTGCATCGCGTTGCGGGCCAAGTTGAGCAGCACCTGCTCGACCAGCGTGCGGTCGCACAGCACGGTGGGCAGCGCGTCGGCCAGCACCAGGTCGATGCGCACGCCGAGCTTGCGCGCCTGCAGCCGCACCAGCGGCAGCACCGCGTCGATCAGCGCTTGCGGCACCACTGGCTCGCGCGTGCGGTCGCGCCGCCGCACGAAGTCGTGCACGCTGCGGATCACCTGGCCGGCGCGGTCGGCCTGCTCGGCGATGCGTCGCACCGCCATGGCCACCTCGGCGCCGTCGCCCTTCGCCCCCTGCAACAGGTTCAGCGAGCCGCTCGCGTAGCTGGCGATGGCGGCCAGCGGCTGCGTCAGCTCGTGGCTGAGCAGTGAGGCCATCTCGCCGACGGTGGCGAGCCGGGCGCTGGCCTGCAGCCGCTCCTGCGTGGCGCGCGAGAGCTCTTCGACGCGGCGCTGTTCGCTCACGTCGATGAACGCGCTCATCCAGCCGGTCTGCACGCCGTGCGCGTTGATCAGCGGCGCTTCGAAGATGAGCACCGGAAAACGCGAGCCGTCCTTGTGCATGAAGACCGACTCGAAGCCTTCGCGCGGTGGCATGCCGCCGGCCAGCCGCAGCGTCTGGCGCTTCTGGTATTCGTGCGCCAGTTCGGTCGGCCAGTAGGGCGCTTCGCCGGTGCCGGCCTGGATCAGCTCCTCGGCGCTGAAGCCGACCATCTCGCAGAAGGCGGGGTTGACGTAGGTGATGCGGCCTTGCAGGTCGCGCGCGCGCAGGCCGGTGATGACCGAGTCCTCCATCGCCTTGCGGAAGGCCAGCGTGTCGGCCAGTTCGTTCTCGGCGCGCAGCCGGCGCCGCGTGTCGCGCGCCAGCAGCACCAGCACCGACACCAGCGCGATCGAGATGGCCGTGACCAGGCCGGTCAAGAGGTTGGGGAACACGTCGGGCGCCGCACGCCAGCCGTCGACACGCAGCACCAGTGCCGCGCCGGGCAGGTCGATCAGCTGCTGCGTGCTGAACACGCGGCTGCCGCTGCGCCGTGCGGTGCCCACCGATGCGAGTCGCGTACCGTCGGGTTCGGTCAGCGACACCTCCTGGCCCCGCCGCAGCGTTGGCGCGACCAGCTCGATCAGCACGTCGCGCAGCGTGTACGTGGCGATCAGGTAGTCGCCGCCTTCCGTCGGCAGGCACAGCTCCATCACCTCGATGCCGCCGCTGTCGGGCAGCGCGACGTAGTGGCTGGGCGAGTAGGCGGCGCCATCGGTCTTGCGGGCCGAGGCGCAGGCCAGCGCGACGTCGGACTGTGCGCTGCGACGGCTGTCGTCGTCGAAGTGGCGCACGCGGTAGGGCGTGTCGGCGGCGGCCACCGTGCGCAGCGTGCGGTCGCGCCATTCGAGGCGCAGCCACTCGCGGTGGCCGCGCATCAGCGCCGTCGACTCGGTAGCCCAGCGCTCGGGGTCCAGGCCCGGGGACTGCAGCGCGTGCAGGCTCTGCACGTTGCGCTGCAGGCCGGCCCGCAGGTCGGCGGCGGCGTCGGCCGTGTCGCGGTCGAGCGCGGCCTGCACCTGCTCGGCTTCGTGCCGGCCCGCCAGCCACACGACGGTGACCAGCAGGGCCGACACCAGCACCGCCAGCAGCACCCACAGGAACCAGCGCTGCCACACCGAGCGCAGGCTCAGGAAGGCCTGCCCGCCGACGCGGATCGCCAGCCGCGTGGCGAGGTTCTCGCGCGCTGTGGCGGTGCCGGCTGGGTCGAAGGGCGGTGCGGACACGTCTCGGGGTGGGCTAGAGCACGGCGTGCGACAGCGCCGGCAGCTGCGCGCGCGACGCGGCGGTGCGCGCTGCGTCGATGTCGAACAGCACCACGCCTTCGCCCGTCGCCTGCTGCGCGACGACCGTGCCCCAGGGGTCGACGATCATCGACTGGCCCCAGGTCTGGCGGCCGTTCTCGTGCAGGCCGCCCTGTGCCGGCGCCACGACCCAGGCGAGGTTCTCGACGGCACGCGCGCGCAGCAGCAGCTCCCAGTGCGCGGCGCCGGTGGTGTGGGTGAAGGCGCTGGGCACCAGCAGCAGGTCGGCGCCCTGCCTGGACAGCGTGCGGTACAGCTCGGGAAAGCGCAGGTCGTAGCAGACCGACAGCCCGATGCGCCACGCATGGCCGTCGCGCGAGGGCAGGTCGAACAGCACCGGCTCGCTGCCGGGCACGATGACGCGGCGTTCGTCGAAGCGCTCGCGGCCGTTGTCGAAGAAGAAAAGATGGATCTTGTCGTAGCGCGCGACGTACTCGCCCGACGGCGCATAGACCACCGAACTGTTGAAGACGTGCTGGTCGTCGCCGGCCTCGATCGGCAGCGTGCCGCCGACGATCCACAGCCCGAATTCGCGCGCCGCCTCGGCCAGGAAGCGCTGCACCGCGCCGTCGCCCGGCACCTCGCGAATCGCGAGCTTGTCCGTGTCCTTCGCGCCCATGAGGCAGAAGTACTCGGGCAGCACCGCCAGCTCTGCGCCGGCCGCTGCGGCCTCGGCCAGCAGGGCGTGTGCGCGCGCCAGGTTGGTCTCGCGGTCGATGGCCGAGACCATCTGCAGGGCAGCGACTTTCATGGGGTGATCTCCTTCGTCAGCGCATCGCGTGCGGCCGGCAGCGCACGGCGTGGCACCTTGGTGATCTTCGGGTCGGTCCAGGTGCCCTCGATCTGGAACTCCTGCGTGGCCGCGGCCGCCAGCGGCTTGCTCAGCAGCGCCTGCGCGAGGAAGGTGCTCAGGCCGATCAGCGGGTTGATGGCGG comes from Variovorax sp. J2L1-78 and encodes:
- a CDS encoding glycosyltransferase family 87 protein; protein product: MKMFIGVLLTALISAAIVAYLWRRQPLLAAQPGSPSTDRLSRQWRLWACFVFSGVALSSLVALVGGDPYESATAYVRTLLRAYAGDDSWMPMLRASAQFHAHPDVPFYQAIFFEQHVKFQYPLTALLFIDIPLALLPISGEQLVVVYKVLSRLCVPVIALVFMKLFMGASQQLAPAGERAPALLPKSTATLFVLCLVSAALFYPLARSEHHGQIQTAMTLAAGLALLAWQRDQPRLSGFLVALCCIIKPQWALVVVWALLRRQWKFAIAATLTGVAFLAVSVAYYGLRNNLDYLTVVSFLGRHGESYFINQSVNGLMNRLLFNGANLFGRGLVWSGTDFPPYHATVYVATVVSSAVILALAMFWRLRKAPTAIDLALIMLSLTIASPIAWEHHYAVLFPIFALAFPMALQTRPWGRRTEPLLWLALALTGQTFMTAVNLLADTRLNVLQSYIFFGGLLVLALLYRLSWMERAPIARARLS
- a CDS encoding carbon-nitrogen hydrolase family protein, giving the protein MKVAALQMVSAIDRETNLARAHALLAEAAAAGAELAVLPEYFCLMGAKDTDKLAIREVPGDGAVQRFLAEAAREFGLWIVGGTLPIEAGDDQHVFNSSVVYAPSGEYVARYDKIHLFFFDNGRERFDERRVIVPGSEPVLFDLPSRDGHAWRIGLSVCYDLRFPELYRTLSRQGADLLLVPSAFTHTTGAAHWELLLRARAVENLAWVVAPAQGGLHENGRQTWGQSMIVDPWGTVVAQQATGEGVVLFDIDAARTAASRAQLPALSHAVL
- a CDS encoding UbiA family prenyltransferase, whose product is MTAPALYIDLDGTLITTDLLHESLLQLVRASPLSLFMLPAWLARGKATLKHEVAQRVEIDVTTLPYREEVLRLAREARTAGRRVVLATASDMKFARQIAHHLDLFDEVIASNGVDNLRGEGKLAAIQRDAGGLPFAYAGDHHVDLPIWQRAHAAVVVSGSSRLNQRAAQRTTIEAVIRPQAARLQRYIYGMRLHQWLKNLLIFLPLLPSLHELTLGLVVNASLAFLAFGLMASGIYVVNDLLDLGSDRRHHRKRRRPFAAGEISVGRGLLMAVGLSAASLALSIATLPIEFLYVLLIYMALTTAYSVHLKRRAVVDVFSLAALYTIRIAAGTAATGLPLSFWVLSFSLFIFLSLALAKRYVELASAVDDPSKLNTDRGYLPNDLTFVLCGGVSAGQMSVLLLGLYINDQDMMGRYDNPVWLWMLIPVFLFWTMRIWLKAVRGLLHEDPVVFAARDWVSLTAVGIGALLLWIAG
- a CDS encoding OmpA family protein — its product is MKKIVLSTAALAVLLTGCAGGMTDTQRNTGIGAGAGALGGAAIGAMTGGRAGTGAVIGAGVGALGGYLWSQRMENQKREMEAATRGTGIGVTQTANNELKLAIPSDVSFDTGRSAIKPNFAPVLNQFANGLRNNPNAEVRIIGHTDSTGSDAINNPLSVDRAASTRDYLIARGVPSTAFRIEGRGSREPVADNNSDAGRAQNRRVEIYVGERPQG
- the mltA gene encoding murein transglycosylase A, producing MTQGLRRLVGLAIVAMLAACSTGTRLPPTQATPPTIAQPPVQGPLTGPLTHPKSRWVPVAWSELPGFADDELHEGWDAMVSNCARPNAAFAPLCPEVRRLAIAEPDAQRQWMTERLQPYRVESLTGQSDGQLTSYYEPVYDATRQPTAQFNVPLYAPPAGLVPRRPWYTRQQIETLPEAQAALRGREIAWMADPVDAMMLHIQGSGRLRITEADGSQRTVRVAFAATNEQPYRSIQQWLVSQGATRVSRWPDDTKAWVAQNPQRVPQLMWSNPRYVFFREEALNEVDAAFGPRGAQGVPLTAGRSIAVDRESIPYGTPVWLASPGPTVALQKLVVAQDTGSAILGAVRADYFAGTGPEAGKLAATVNQTLRLWAFWPKQFP
- a CDS encoding DMT family transporter encodes the protein MALTINPLPSMTFSTFLVIFAGVLLNSGAQLMLKAGARTLQGISMTSGSSMLNAAMQAAVHPWILAGLCCYFLSAGLWIVALTRVDVTVAYPLLSMGYVIAAVLAWQIFGEALTPGRIAGIAIILVGVVVLSRA
- a CDS encoding two-component system sensor histidine kinase NtrB; this encodes MAIRVGGQAFLSLRSVWQRWFLWVLLAVLVSALLVTVVWLAGRHEAEQVQAALDRDTADAAADLRAGLQRNVQSLHALQSPGLDPERWATESTALMRGHREWLRLEWRDRTLRTVAAADTPYRVRHFDDDSRRSAQSDVALACASARKTDGAAYSPSHYVALPDSGGIEVMELCLPTEGGDYLIATYTLRDVLIELVAPTLRRGQEVSLTEPDGTRLASVGTARRSGSRVFSTQQLIDLPGAALVLRVDGWRAAPDVFPNLLTGLVTAISIALVSVLVLLARDTRRRLRAENELADTLAFRKAMEDSVITGLRARDLQGRITYVNPAFCEMVGFSAEELIQAGTGEAPYWPTELAHEYQKRQTLRLAGGMPPREGFESVFMHKDGSRFPVLIFEAPLINAHGVQTGWMSAFIDVSEQRRVEELSRATQERLQASARLATVGEMASLLSHELTQPLAAIASYASGSLNLLQGAKGDGAEVAMAVRRIAEQADRAGQVIRSVHDFVRRRDRTREPVVPQALIDAVLPLVRLQARKLGVRIDLVLADALPTVLCDRTLVEQVLLNLARNAMQAMDMPELRERVLTLRVTRAGRIGAPDAPADMRQWLAFSVADIGSGISPDVAERLFTPFFTTRADGMGLGLSLCRTVVEQHGGVLMHEPHHPRGTIFRFTLPIA
- a CDS encoding response regulator transcription factor, encoding MQPLIDGLIFIVDDDASVREALAWLLRSRRLASEHFASADAFEAYLDTQSLPPQPHVLLLDVRMPGTSGLVLFDRLAERGLLDTMPVIFLTGHADVPTAVDAVKRGAFDFCEKPFSDNALVDRIEKALGASLRAVEAQVTRAALRAHIDELTERERDVMRLVVEGLPNKLIADQLAISVRTVEVHRARVFEKMEVKSAVELANLLRGL